A stretch of the Bacillus anthracis str. Vollum genome encodes the following:
- a CDS encoding nucleoside tri-diphosphate phosphatase: MGFPKEGEKVQIHSYKHNGSIHRMWKETTILKGTQSLVIGANDRTVVTESDGRTWITREPAICYFHENYWFNVIGMLREEGVYYYCNLSSPFAYDSEALKYIDYDLDIKVYPDMTYTLLDEDEYEKHSQIMQYPPVIDTILKRNVAQLTQWIHQRKGPFAPDFVDMWYERYLMYRN, encoded by the coding sequence ATGGGATTTCCCAAAGAAGGAGAAAAAGTACAAATACATAGTTATAAACATAATGGCTCCATTCATAGAATGTGGAAAGAGACAACAATTTTAAAAGGGACACAGAGTCTTGTAATCGGAGCGAATGATCGTACAGTAGTGACGGAATCAGATGGCCGAACATGGATTACTCGTGAACCAGCAATTTGTTATTTTCATGAAAACTATTGGTTTAATGTAATTGGAATGTTAAGGGAAGAGGGAGTATACTATTATTGTAATTTAAGCTCACCTTTTGCATATGATTCTGAAGCGTTAAAGTATATTGATTATGATTTAGATATTAAAGTGTATCCAGACATGACATATACGCTTTTAGATGAAGATGAGTATGAAAAACATAGTCAAATTATGCAATATCCACCTGTTATTGATACGATTTTAAAACGAAATGTAGCACAATTAACGCAATGGATTCATCAAAGAAAAGGACCATTCGCGCCAGATTTTGTAGATATGTGGTATGAGAGATATTTAATGTACAGAAATTAA
- a CDS encoding YgaB family protein yields the protein MNDFDKLVGEQLETMDELLKLQAHLEKYQQIEMSEKDTCDKKELHFIRQEIYRTELALKLLHEKFEEQTNSVIQSFETEKMISNLG from the coding sequence ATGAACGATTTTGATAAGTTGGTAGGAGAGCAATTGGAAACGATGGATGAGTTGTTGAAATTACAAGCTCATCTAGAAAAGTATCAGCAAATTGAAATGAGCGAAAAGGATACGTGCGATAAAAAGGAATTACATTTTATCCGCCAGGAAATATATAGAACAGAATTAGCACTCAAGCTATTGCATGAGAAATTTGAAGAGCAAACAAATAGTGTGATTCAATCTTTTGAAACTGAAAAAATGATTTCAAATTTAGGATAA
- a CDS encoding gamma-type small acid-soluble spore protein produces the protein MSKKQQGYNKATSGASIQSTNASYGTEFATETNVQAVKQANAQSEAKKAQASGASIQSTNASYGTEFATETDVHAVKKQNAQSAAKQSQSSSSNQ, from the coding sequence ATGAGTAAAAAACAACAAGGTTATAACAAGGCAACTTCTGGTGCTAGCATTCAAAGCACAAATGCTAGTTATGGTACAGAGTTTGCGACTGAAACAAATGTACAAGCAGTAAAACAAGCAAACGCACAATCAGAAGCTAAGAAAGCGCAAGCTTCTGGTGCTAGCATTCAAAGCACAAATGCTAGTTATGGTACAGAATTTGCAACTGAAACAGACGTGCATGCTGTGAAAAAACAAAATGCACAATCAGCTGCAAAACAATCACAATCTTCTAGTTCAAATCAGTAA